Proteins encoded together in one Miscanthus floridulus cultivar M001 chromosome 16, ASM1932011v1, whole genome shotgun sequence window:
- the LOC136509848 gene encoding two-component response regulator-like APRR1, whose product MHQIFSFYTNPPSLALTPQTHQRDSRPKVMFHPSSSSPPNYSDLSMHHAVGFSSAVPTAPTEIPRGGFFHGNGGLLALPNVAASAPPPYPSSLPSYYIHSNINSHFLPIHLQLSEQLSSNATFSCSSPSASACQLPLPHVPSSPSSSSGDLLEFSTGAMRRVFSTGDLQVMNVAASPPPPPLSGDPHGQDAGVPFTQKVGRYSAEERKEKIERYRTKRNQRNFHKKITYACRKTLADSRPRVQGRFARNAETEAEAVAGHEREASDNYSYEHCHYSDLTTTTSCCYDTQCRESGKTTTFDDGKWKWEAPVAAPAAANGHHGHHQYQQQLLDFDIDMDMDGDDLWASLANMCSGT is encoded by the exons CCAACCCTCCTTCACTTGCACTGACTCCCCAAACACATCAGAGGGATTCACGCCCAAAAGTCATGTTCCATCCTTCATCCTCGTCGCCACCCAACTACAGTGACCTCTCCATGCACCATGCAGTGGGCTTCTCCTCTGCTGTGCCCACAGCTCCGACTGAAATTCCTCGAGGGGGTTTCTTCCACGGCAACGGTGGCTTGCTAGCACTTCCCAATGTTGCTGCATCAGCGCCGCCTCCCTACCCATCTTCCCTGCCTTCCTACTACATACATAGCAACATCAACTCGCATTTCCTCCCTATTCACCTCCAGTTGTCTGAACAGCTCAGCAGTAATGCCACCTTTTCTTGCTCGTCTCCTTCGGCTTCGGCATGCCAGTTGCCTCTTCCCCATGttccttcttccccttcctcaTCTTCCGGTGACCTTTTGGAGTTCAGCACTGGAGCCATGCGGCGTGTCTTCAGTACTGGTGACCTCCAg GTGATGAATGTCGCggcgtctccaccaccgccaccactttCAGGTGACCCACACGGCCAAGATGCAGGGGTGCCTTTCACTCAGAAGGTTGGCCGTTACAGCGCTGAAGAACGCAAGGAGAAGATTGAGCGTTACCGTACGAAGCGTAACCAGAGGAACTTCCACAAAAAGATCACT TATGCCTGCAGGAAGACGCTGGCGGACAGCAGGCCCAGGGTGCAGGGCCGCTTCGCGAGGAATGCCGAGACAGAGGCCGAGGCTGTTGCAGGCCACGAGAGGGAGGCCTCAGACAACTACAGCTACGAGCACTGTCACTACAGCgacctcaccaccaccaccagctgcTGCTACGACACCCAGTGCAGGGAAAGTGGCAAAACCACAACATTTGACGACGGCAAGTGGAAGTGGGAAGCGCCGGTGGCCGCGCCAGCTGCAGCCAATGGGCATCATGGGCACCATCAGTACCAGCAGCAgcttcttgattttgacatcgACATGGACATGGACGGAGATGATCTGTGGGCCAGCCTGGCTAACATGTGCTCTGGGACCTGA